A genomic window from Oryctolagus cuniculus chromosome 12, mOryCun1.1, whole genome shotgun sequence includes:
- the LOC138844810 gene encoding zinc finger protein 334-like, translating into MENKKVMITFEDLAVYFTWEECQNMNKAQKILYRDVMLETYSSLLFLGHCITKPDLIFKLEQGAEPWMVSEFLNQNLPVAMKSDDIIRTNQEI; encoded by the exons GTGATGATAACGTTTGAAGATCTGGCTGtttactttacctgggaggaatgtCAGAACATGAAcaaagctcagaaaatcctgtacagggatgtgatgctggagacctacagcagcctgctcTTCTTGG GACACTGCATTACCAAACCCGATTTGATCTttaagttggagcaaggagcagagccatggatggtgAGTGAATTCTTAAATCAGAACCTTCCAG TTGCCATGAAGAGTGATGACATTATTAGGACCAACCaggaaatttga